The sequence cccaccagtgtgtctatatctataactcatgtccctggttaacctggttaacccaccagcgtgtctatacctatacctcatgtccctagttaacccaccagcttatctatatctataactcatgtccctggttaacctggttaacccaccagcgtgtctatacctATACCTCATGTCCTCAGTTAACCTGGTTAACTCACCAGGTTGTCTACATCTATaactcatgtccctagttaacctggttaactcACCAGGTTGTCTACATCTATaactcatgtccctagttaacctggttaacccaccaggtTGTCTACATCTATaactcatgtccctagttaacctggttaacccaccagcgtgtctatatctatacctcatgtccctggttaacccaccagtgtgtctatatctatacctcatgtccctagttaacctggttaacccaccagcgtgtctatacctatacctcatgtccctagttaacccaccagcgtgtctatacctataactcatgtccctggttaacccaccagcgtgtctatacctataactcatgtccctggttaacctggttaactcaccagcgtgtctatacctatacctcatgtccctagttaacctggttaacccaccagcgtgtctatacctatacctcatgtccctagttaacctggttaactcaccagcgtgtctatatctatacctcatgtccctagttaacctggttaacccaccagcgtgtctatacctatacctcatgtccctagttaacctggttaactcaccagcgtgtctatatctatacctcatgtccctagttaacctggttaacccaccagcgtgtctatatctatacctcatgtccctagttaacctggttaactcACCAGtgtgtctatatctatacctcatgtccctggttaacccaccagtgtgtctatacctatacctcatgtccctagttaacctggttaactcaccagcgtgtctatatctatacctcatgtccctggttaacctggttaacccaccagcgtgtctatatctatacctcatgtccctagttaacctggttaactcaccagcgtgtctatatctatacctcatgtccctggttaacctggttaactcaccagcgtgtctatatctatacctcatgtccctagttaacctggttaactcaccagcgtgtctatatctatacctcatgtccctggttaacctggttaactcaccagcgtgtctatatctatacctcatgtccctagttaacctggttaactcACCAGTGTGTCTATACCTATaactcatgtccctagttaacccaccagcgtgtctatacctatacctcatgtccctagttaacctaccagcgtgtctatatctataactcatgtccctagttaacccaccagtgtgtctatatctatacctcatgtccctagttaacctggttaacccaccagtgTGTCTATACCTATAactcatgtccctggttaacccaccagcgtgtctatatctataactcatgtccctggttaacctggttaacccaccagcgtgtctatatctatacctcatgtccctagttaacctggttaacccaccagcgtgtctatatctatacctcatgtccctggttaacctACCAGtgtgtctatatctatacctcatgtccctggttaacctggttaacccaccagcgtgtctatatatatacctcatgtccctggttaacctaccagcgtgtctatatatataccacatgtccctggttaacctaccagcgtgtctatatatataccacatgtccctggttaacccaccagcgtgtctatatctatacctcatgtccctggttaacctggttaacccaccagcgtgtctatatctataactcatgtccctggttaacctggttaacccaccagcgtgtctatacctatacctcatgtacctagttaacctggttaacccaccagcgtgtctatacctatacctcatgtccctggttaacctggttaacccaccagcgtgtctatatctatacctcatgtccctagttaacctggttaacccaccagcgtgtctatacctatacctcatgtccctagttaacctggttaacccaccagcgtgtctatatctataactcatgtccctggttaacctggttaacccaccagcgtgtctatacctatacctcatatccctagttaacctggttaacccaccagcgtgtctatatctatacctcatgtccctggttaacctggttaacccaccagcgtgtctatatctatacctcatgtccctagttaacctggttaacccaccagcgtgtctatatctataactcatgtccctagttaacctggttaacccaccagcgtgtatatacctatacctcatgtccctagttaacccaccagcgtgtctatatctataactcatgtccctagttaacctggttaacccaccagcgtgtatatacctatacctcatgtccctagttaacccaccagcgtgtctatatctataccacatgtccctggttaacctggttaacccaccagcgtgtctatatctataactcatgtccctggttaacctggttaacccaccagcgtgtctatacctatacctcatgtccctagttaacctggttaacccaccagcgtgtctatatctatacctcatgtccctggttaacccaccagcgtgtctatacctatacctcatgtccctagttaacctggttaacccaccagcgtgtctatatctataccacatgtccctggttaacctggttaacccaccagcgtgtctatatctataactcatgtccctggttaacctggttaacccaccagcgtgtctatatctatacctcatgtccctggttaacccaccagcgtgtctatatctataccacatgtccctggttaacctggttaactcaccagcgtgtctatatctataactcatgtccctagttaacccaccagcgtgtctatatctatacctcatgtccctagttaacctggttaacccaccagtgtgtctatatctataactcatgtccctggttaacccaccagcgtgtctatatttataactcatgtccctggttaacctggttaacccaccagcgtgtctatatctataactcatgtccctggttaacccaccagcgtgtctatatttataactcatgtccctggttaacctggttaacccaccagcgtgtctatatctataactcatgtccctagttaacccaccagcgtgtctatacctatacctcatgtccctagttaacctggttaacccacgagcgtgtctatatctataactcatgtccctggttaacctggttaacccaccagcgtgtctatacctatacctcatgtccctagttaacctggttaacccacgagcgtgtctatatctataactcatgtccctggttaacctggttaacccaccagcgtgtctatatctataactcatgtccctggttaacctggttaacccaccagcgtgtctatatctatacctcatatccctggttaacctggttaacccaccagcgtgtctatacctataactcatgtccctagttaacctggttaacccaccagcgtgtctatatctataactcatgtccctagttaacctggttaacccaccagcgtgtctatatctatacctcatgtccctagttaacctggttaacccaccagtgTGTCTATACCTATAactcatgtccctggttaacccaccagcgtgtctatatctataactcatgtccctggttaacctggttaacccaccagcgtgtctatatctataactcatgtccctggttaacctggttaacccaccagcgtgtctatatctatacctcatgtc is a genomic window of Oncorhynchus keta strain PuntledgeMale-10-30-2019 unplaced genomic scaffold, Oket_V2 Un_scaffold_13375_pilon_pilon, whole genome shotgun sequence containing:
- the LOC127927361 gene encoding uncharacterized protein LOC127927361 isoform X8, which codes for MSYRYRHAGGLTRLTRDMSYRYRHAGGLTRLTRDMRYRYRHAGGLTRDMRYRYRHAGGLTRLTRDMRYRYRHAGELTRLTRDMRYRYRHAGGLTRLTRDMRYRYRHAGELTRLTRDMRYRYRHAGGLTRLTRDMRYRYRHAGELTRLTRDMRYRYRHAGGLTRLTRDMRYRYRHAGELTRLTRDMSYRYRHAGGLTRDMSYRYRHAGGLTRDMRYRYRHAGGLTRLTRDMRYRYRHAGGLTRLTRDMRYRYRHAGGLTRLTRDMRYRYRHAGGLTRLTRDMRYRYRHAGGLTRLTRDMRYRYRHAGGLTRLTRDMRYRYRHAGGLTRLTRDMRYRYRHAGGLTRLTRDMRYRYRHAGGLTRLTRDMRYRYRHAGGLTRLTRDMRYRYRHAGGLTRLTRDMRYRYRHAGGLTRLTRDMRYRYRHAGGLTRLTRDMSYRYTCRQAHTPAALKGPLLMGS
- the LOC127927361 gene encoding uncharacterized protein LOC127927361 isoform X4, whose translation is MSYRYRHAGGLTRLTRDMRYRYRHAGGLTRLTRDMRYRYRHAGELTRLTRDMRYRYRHAGELTRLTRDMRYRYRHAGELTRLTRDMRYRYRHAGELTRLTRDMRYRYRHAGGLTRLTRDMRYRYRHAGELTRLTRDMRYRYRHAGGLTRLTRDMRYRYRHAGELTRLTRDMRYRYRHAGGLTRLTRDMRYRYRHAGELTRLTRDMRYRYRHAGGLTRLTRDMRYRYRHAGELTRLTRDMSYRYRHAGGLTRDMSYRYRHAGGLTRDMRYRYRHAGGLTRLTRDMRYRYRHAGGLTRLTRDMRYRYRHAGGLTRLTRDMRYRYRHAGGLTRLTRDMRYRYRHAGGLTRLTRDMRYRYRHAGGLTRLTRDMRYRYRHAGGLTRLTRDMRYRYRHAGGLTRLTRDMRYRYRHAGGLTRLTRDMRYRYRHAGGLTRLTRDMRYRYRHAGGLTRLTRDMRYRYRHAGGLTRLTRDMRYRYRHAGGLTRLTRDMSYRYTCRQAHTPAALKGPLLMGS
- the LOC127927361 gene encoding uncharacterized protein LOC127927361 isoform X7, with translation MWYRYRHAGGLTRLTRDMRYRYRHAGGLTRDMRYRYRHAGGLTRLTRDMRYRYRHAGGLTRLTRDMSYRYRHAGGLTRLTRDMWYRYRHAGGLTRDMRYRYIHAGGLTRLTRDMSYRYRHAGGLTRDMRYRYRHAGGLTRLTRDMRYRYRHAGGLTRLTRDMRYRYRHAGGLTRLTRDMRYRYRHAGGLTRLTRDMRYRYRHAGGLTRDMRYRYRHAGGLTRLTRDMSYRCRQPGGLTRLTRDMSYRCRQPGELTRLTRDMSYRCRQPGELTRLTRDMRYRYRHAGGLTRLTRDMSYRYTCRQAHTPAALKGPLLMGS
- the LOC127927361 gene encoding uncharacterized protein LOC127927361 isoform X5, giving the protein MWYRYRHAGGLTRLTRDMRYRYRHAGGLTRDMRYRYRHAGGLTRLTRDMRYRYRHAGGLTRLTRDMRYRYRHAGGLTRDMRYRYRHAGGLTRLTRDMRYRYRHAGELTRLTRDMRYRYRHAGGLTRLTRDMRYRYRHAGELTRLTRDMRYRYRHAGGLTRLTRDMRYRYRHAGELTRLTRDMRYRYRHAGGLTRLTRDMRYRYRHAGELTRLTRDMSYRYRHAGGLTRDMSYRYRHAGGLTRDMRYRYRHAGGLTRLTRDMRYRYRHAGGLTRLTRDMRYRYRHAGGLTRLTRDMRYRYRHAGGLTRLTRDMRYRYRHAGGLTRLTRDMRYRYRHAGGLTRLTRDMRYRYRHAGGLTRLTRDMRYRYRHAGGLTRLTRDMRYRYRHAGGLTRLTRDMRYRYRHAGGLTRLTRDMRYRYRHAGGLTRLTRDMRYRYRHAGGLTRLTRDMRYRYRHAGGLTRLTRDMSYRYTCRQAHTPAALKGPLLMGS
- the LOC127927361 gene encoding uncharacterized protein LOC127927361 isoform X3 gives rise to the protein MWYRYRHAGGLTRLTRDMRYRYRHAGGLTRDMRYRYRHAGGLTRLTRDMRYRYRHAGGLTRLTRDMSYRYRHAGGLTRLTRDMWYRYRHAGGLTRDMRYRYIHAGGLTRLTRDMSYRYRHAGGLTRDMRYRYRHAGGLTRLTRDMRYRYRHAGGLTRLTRDMRYRYRHAGGLTRLTRDMSYRYRHAGGLTRLTRDMRYRYRHAGGLTRLTRDMRYRYRHAGGLTRLTRDMRYRYRHAGGLTRLTRYMRYRYRHAGGLTRLTRDMSYRYRHAGGLTRLTRDMRYRYRHAGGLTRLTRDMRYRYRHAGGLTRLTRDMRYRYRHAGGLTRLTRDMRYRYRHAGGLTRLTRDMRYRYRHAGGLTRLTRDMRYRYRHAGGLTRLTRDMRYRYRHAGGLTRLTRDMRYRYRHAGGLTRLTRDMRYRYRHAGGLTRLTRDMRYRYRHAGGLTRLTRDMRYRYRHAGGLTRLTRDMRYRYRHAGGLTRLTRDMSYRYTCRQAHTPAALKGPLLMGS
- the LOC127927361 gene encoding uncharacterized protein LOC127927361 isoform X2; this translates as MWYRYRHAGGLTRLTRDMRYRYRHAGGLTRDMRYRYRHAGGLTRLTRDMRYRYRHAGGLTRLTRDMSYRYRHAGGLTRLTRDMRYRYRHAGGLTRLTRDMRYRYRHAGGLTRLTRDMRYRYRHAGELTRLTRDMRYRYRHAGELTRLTRDMRYRYRHAGELTRLTRDMRYRYRHAGELTRLTRDMRYRYRHAGGLTRLTRDMRYRYRHAGELTRLTRDMRYRYRHAGGLTRLTRDMRYRYRHAGELTRLTRDMRYRYRHAGGLTRLTRDMRYRYRHAGELTRLTRDMRYRYRHAGGLTRLTRDMRYRYRHAGELTRLTRDMSYRYRHAGGLTRDMSYRYRHAGGLTRDMRYRYRHAGGLTRLTRDMRYRYRHAGGLTRLTRDMRYRYRHAGGLTRLTRDMRYRYRHAGGLTRLTRDMRYRYRHAGGLTRLTRDMRYRYRHAGGLTRLTRDMRYRYRHAGGLTRLTRDMRYRYRHAGGLTRLTRDMRYRYRHAGGLTRLTRDMRYRYRHAGGLTRLTRDMRYRYRHAGGLTRLTRDMRYRYRHAGGLTRLTRDMRYRYRHAGGLTRLTRDMSYRYTCRQAHTPAALKGPLLMGS